GGATCGACCCCGAGCTGGTGAAGCTCTTCGGGCGGCTGCCGCGCCTGCCCTACGGCGTGACGACCATCCCCTCGTACGCGGCGAAGTCCCAGACCACGGCGTACTACCAGCCCGGTTCGCTGGAGGCGGGACGTGCGGGGAAGTTCTTCGTGAACACGTACGCGCTGGACACGCGCCCCAAGTGGGAGATGGAGGCGCTCAGTGCGCACGAGGCGGTGCCGGGGCATCACCTGCAGATCGCGCTTGCGCAGGAGCTCGAGAATCTGCCCGAGTTCCGGCGCTTCGGCAGCACCACGGCGTTCGTGGAGGGGTGGGCGCTGTACTCGGAGAGCCTGGGCCCGGGGCTGGGGCTGTATCAGGATGCCTACTCGAAGTTCGGGCAGCTCACCTACGAGATGTGGCGAGCGATCCGGCTGGTGCTGGACCCAGGCATCCACGCCTTCGGCTGGACCCGCCAGCAGGCGATCGACTACTTCAAGGCGAACAGCGCCAAGACCGAGCACGACATTACGGTGGAGGTTGACCGGTACATCGTGTGGCCCGGGCAAGCGCTGGCGTACAAGAGTGGCGAGCTGAAGATCAAGGAGCTGCGAGCGTACGCGGAGCTGGAGCTGGGTGCGGCGTTCGACGTCCGCAGGTTCCATGACCAGGTGCTGGGCGAGGGGGCGCTGCCGCTGGACGTGCTGGAGGGACGGATCCGGGAGTGGGTCGCGGCCCAGAAGGGAGCGCAGAGGCCGAAATAGAAGCTGCGGAAGGCGGCGGGGCAGCCGTTGTGCCCGGGGGTAGTGGGGCCCTTGATTGGAATGACAGGACGCGATGGCTGAGGAGGCAATGGGAAAGGAAGTTGCGACGCTGGCGGGCGGCTGCTTCTGGTGCCTGGAGGCCGTGTTCCAGGAGCTGCGCGGCGTGGAGCGGGTCGAGTCCGGGTACACGGGCGGCCAGGTCGTCAACCCGAGCTACCGTCAGGTATGCACGGGGACGACGGGGCATGCGGAGGCCGTGCAGATCACGTTCGACCCGGTGGTGATCTCGTTTCGTGAGCTGCTCGAGGTCTTCTTCACGATCCACGACCCGACGACACCGAACCGGCAGGGTGCGGATGTGGGCCCGCAGTACCGTTCAGCGATCTTCTATGACTCGCCGGAGCAGAAGGGGGCGGTGGGGGCGGTGATGGCCGAGCTGGCCGCGGCGCGGGCGTGGGACGCGCCCATCGTGACGGAGCTGGCGCCGCTGGGCGTGTTCTATGCGGCGGAGGAGTACCATCGAGACTACTACCGCCGGAATCCGGATCAGCCATATTGCCGTATTGCCATAGAGCCCAAGGTGGCGAAGCTGCGGGCCAGGTTCCTGGAGAAGCTGAGGGCCGCGCGCTGACAGGGTGGATCTTTATGGACTGGAGCAACGTAGCCCCGATGATCGTGTCCGTGACGCTCATTGTCACGATCGGCGCGGTCATCCTGCTCAGGCCGCTATCGAAGAAGCTGGGGGATTTTCTCGAGGCGGTGACGCTGGAAAAGCAGAAGGCTGGCGGGTCGCGTGACGAGGGATTGCTGCGGCAGGAGATGGCGCGACTCGAGACGCGGCTGAGCGTGGTCGAGGAGCGGCTCAATTTTGCCGAGTCGCTGCTGACGGGCAGGGGACCCGCAGATGCGGGGGAACTCCCGGCCGGGGGGAGCCCGGAGTCAGTGGCACCAGCGGCCGTGGGCCGCGCCACGGAGGGTTGAGCGATGCCTCGGGTCAGTGACCGTGTTGCGGGGGCGGCGCCGGAGGCTTCGGGGACCGGCGTGGAGATGGGCATTCTAGCGAAGGGGTTGCTCTCGCCGCGCTTCGGTGTCACGGAGCACGGCCGCGAGGTGGCGGTGATCGAGTGTGCCTCCTTGCGCGAGCGAGCGAAGCTGCAGGTGGGTGGCGCGCGCTATACGATGTGTGGGAAGGGTTTCTTCCAGGGCGACTTCGTCCTCGAGGGGGACGGGCGGACGCTGGCCGCAGCGGCGCGAACGGGTGTGTTTCGCTGCAGCTACCGGGTGCGGGCGGGCGACCGGCAACTGACGTTGCGCCCGGGCTCCTTCTTCGGCCGGGTCTACCGGCTGTGGCACGGGGATCGGCCGGTGGGCTCGATCCGGCGCACGGGGCTCTTCAGGCTGGATGCCGCCGCAGAATTCCCTTCAGACCTGCCGCTCGAGATCCGAGTCTTCCTCGCGTTCCTGGTGCTCATGGCGTGGCGGCGTCAGGCTCGATCGGGGGGTGGCGGCTGAGCCCTGGGCTGAGGCACTCCCCGACGGTTGGCGCTGGCGCGGCTCCGGGCGGGCCCGACCGGCCGCGCCGCGGTCAGCCCCCGATCATTTCGGCTCCACGCGCCTGGCGGGAAAGATGCCGTTCGGCTGCTTGAAGACTGCTTCCACGACCTGCCCCTTCGCGTCCAGCGTGAACCTCACGCTGTAGCCCGTAACCCCCTTCAGCCGGAACGTGTTGTTGCGCGCGGGCAGGAGCTCGTAGGTGGGCTGGCCCGGAACGGTCACCGTGAGCACACTGCCCTTGACTGTGAAGGTGGCCTGGGCGCTGCCTAGCGAATAGGTCCCGACCAGGCGCTGCAGGTAAGCGGGGTCGGAGAGCTGGGCGTCCGGCCTGCGCTTGAACATGACGGACTCGACCAGCGGCTCGAAGGGCGCGGATACGCCGTCTACCTCGCCCTCGAGGTTGGTCAGGAACATGATCTTGAAGTTGCGGAACGTGCGGTCGGCCGGGTTCTCGAGGCCGTTGAACACCTCGTAATGCCAGTGTTCGAGCGGCGTCTCGATGCGGTTGTAGCTCATGACCAGGCGGTTGGCGGAGTGCTCAATCGTGAGGGTGCCGTATCCCGGGTGCGCGTACTCGCCGGCGTATTCGGCCAGCGGGTGTGCGGGCCTGGTGCCGGCGCGCCGCTCGGCGGGCGCCCGCTTCTCGCCCTCCTTCTGGACGGCACGGCCGGCCTTGCGCTTGGCCAGCAGCTCGGCGTTCCAGTCCTTAACGGGCATGGCGAAGAGGCGGTCGGCGAGGTTGCGGACGACGATCTCGGGGAGCGGCGTCGCGCTCTTGTTGCTCAGGACGACGACGCCCGTGGCAGCACGCGGGAACAGCGCGACAAGGGCGCTGAAGCCGTCAATGTTGCCGCCATGCGCGACGCGCAGATGGCCGCGGTAGCCATCGACGAACCAGCCCATGGCGTAGCTGGGCGGTGACAGTTCCGGCTCGGCCGGCACGGCTCGCAGCGCGATCTGCGGCGTGTGCAGCTCGTCCAGGGTCGACTTGCCCAGCAACTGCGTGCCCCCCGCCTTGCCGCTGTTCAGGTGCAGCAGCAGCCACCGGATCATGTCCTCGATGTTGGAGTTGATGGAGCCGGCGGGGCCAATGCCGGTGTCGATGGGGCGGAACGGCAGCCTGAGCAGTGAGTCGTTCTTCTCGCCGTACGGCTCGGCGAAGTCCGCCGCCTTCTGCGACGCGAAGACCGAGAAGTTGCTGGAGTTCATGCCCAGGGGTTGGAAGATGAGGTCGCGCACGGCATCTTCCCAGCTCTTCCCCGTCAACCGGCTCACCAGGTGGCCCGCCAGTGCATACATCATGTTGTTGTACTGGAACTCCTCGCGCAGCCCTTTGCTGGAGCCGAACGCGGGCATGCGGCTGACCAGTGCTGCGGGGTCCAGTTCGGCGTTGTTGTACCACGCCAGGTCGTGGCGCGGCAGGCCGGAGCGGTGCGTCACCATGTCCCGCGGCGTGAGGTGCGCAGTAGCGTACTCGTCCTGCAGGCGCAGCTCGGGGATGTAACGGGTGACGGGCGCGTCCCACTCGAGCTTGCCCTGGTCCACCAGCCGGCCGAGCGCGAAGGTGGTGAAGGCCTTGGTGGACGAGCCGATGGCGAAAAGTGTGCGCGTGGTGACGGGGAGCTTCTGTTCGACGTCGCGCTGGCCGAAGCCGCGGGCGAGAATGACCTGGCCGTCGCGGACGACGCCGAGGGCCAGGCCGGGGACGAGCCAATCCTTCATGGCCTCGGCCACCCACTCGTCGAAGCCTGCCAGCGCGTCCGCGGCGGCGGCGGCGGGGTCGGCGGCACGTTCCAGAGCGAAGGTGAAGCTCTGGCCGCCCTGGGTGAACGCGCCGGCAATGCCGCCGCCATTCGGGGCGAGCACGCCGCGGAAGGAGGGGTTGCCGGGGACGCCGGCTATCTCGAAGGCGACGCTGTCGCTGGCGACGCGCACATTGGCGAGGGGCAAGTCGCGCGCGCCCTGCTGCGGGATCGAGATGTCGCCGGACCAGTTCTCGCCGGAGCGGGCCAGGTCAATATCAATGGCGAGCTCAGTGCCGGGCAGCTTGATGGCTCCCTTCCAGTGGCCGGCAGCGCGGTGCGCCTCCTGCGCGTGCAGTGCGGGTGCCGCCAGGAGCAGGGCCAGCACGATCAGGACGTGGGGGCGTGGTGTGCTTCGGAAGACGGACGGGCTCATGTGAGAATCTCCGGGTTTCGTAAGCTGGTGCCGCCAAGGGCGCTCCGGCACGGGGGTCTGCCCTTCGGGGGAGCTGCGCGATGGCGCGCCCACCGGCCCCCTCCGTTCCCCGCCCACCGCCTCCACCCCTGGCGCTCCGCTCCCCTCAGGGCAGACCCCCGCGCCGTCGCTTGTGGTCGCGGTAGGCGTGGGGGATGTGCCCTCTAGGGAAGCTCCTACTCCTTCGGACTGGCCGCTTTCCTGGCCTGCGCCGCGAAGTCGCCGGCCTTGATAACCGAGATCTTCCTGGGGTCGATGTGCCGGCGCATGGTATCGAGCACCTGCTGGGGCGTCAGGGCGGCGATCTTCTTCTCGAGGTCCGCATCGAAGGCAAGCGTCCGGTCCAGGTAGAGGGCGTTCGAGAGCATGGAGGCCAGGCTGCGGTCCTGGGCGCGGGTGACCTGCCGCGACTGGAGGTAGCCCTCCTTGGCCTTCTGCACTTCGTCGGGGTTGAACCCGTCCCGGAGCGCGCGCTCGAGTTCCTCGCGGACCCCGGTCTCGACGCGGCCTGCGTTCTCCGGCGCGTAGATGGCGTAGGTGCCGAAGGTGCCGCTCCGATCAATGGCGTGCGCCGAGAGGAAGGAGCCGACGCCGTAGCTCAGGCCGTCCTTCTGCCGCAGGCGGGTGGCGAGTCGCGAGTTGAGAAAACCGCCGCCCATCATGTAGTTGCCCAGCACCAGCGCGGCGTAGTCCGGGTCGTCGTCGCGCAGGTTCAGGTTGAGCCCGGCCAGGAGCCAGGCGTTGGGCTTGTCGGGCGTCTCGATGCTGATGTTGGCGGCCTCGACATCGCGGTACGGCCCGGCGATCCGGACGAAGGGCGCAGTGCTCTTCCAACTGCCGAACAGTTCGCCGGCGATGTTCGCGACCGCGCCGGCGTCGAAGTCACCAACCACGGCCATTTCGCCGGCATTGGCGCCATAGAAGTCCAGGTAGAAGTGCCTGGCCTGTTCGAGCGTCACGGCCGTGGTGGCCGCGATCTCCTCCTCGACGGTGGGCGTATAGCGGGCGTGGCCCTTGGGCCAGGGGCCGAGGTGGCGGCTGAACGCGTTGAAGGCGTGGACCTGCGGATCGGACTTCTGCTCTTCGAGGTTGGCCAGCCGCTCCTGCTTCAGCTCGCCGAACTCCTTGGCATCGAACGCGGGCTCGCGCAACACCTCGCCCATGAGGCGCAGCACGGCCGGCAGGTTGGGGCCGACGGTCTCGATGGAGACCGTGGCCTGGGTCACGCCACCGCTCACGAAGACGCGGGCCTTGAGCCGGTCGAATTCGTCCTCGAGCTGCTGGCGCGTCCTGCTCCGGGTGCCGCGCATGAGCATACGGCCGGCCAGGCTGGCGGCGGGCCAGCGGTCCTGCAGCGCCTGATCGCTGCCGTAGCGCAAGTTGATCTGGGCGATGACCGCCTCGCCGCGCGTCTTCTTGGGCAGGAGCGCGAGCTTGAAGCCGTTGGGCAGCGCGGAACGCGTGGTGCGGGCATCGATGTTGGCGGGCGACGGGTCGAACGCCTCGCCCGCGACCAGCGTGGTATCGCCACGGTAGTCTTTGACCAGCGCAGCAACATCCGGCGCGGCCGGGATCTCTGCGCGCTCGGGCTGCTGCTCCGGGTAGAAGAGCCCGAGCGTGCGGTTCGATGGCTTGAGGTAGGCGGCGGCAACACGCTGGACGTCCGCGGGCGAGACCTTCTTAAGCCGGTCGCGGTGGAGGAAGAGCAGGCGCCAGTCGCCGATGGAAGCCCACTCGCTGAGCTGCAGCCCCACGCGGTCGGACTGCGTTAGCGTGAGCTCGATCTCCTTGAGCAGCTTGGTGCGGGCGCGGTCGACTTCCTCGGCCGTGGGCGGGTTCTTGACCACGTCGTCGATGGTGCGGGTGAGGGCGACGCGCGCGCTGTCCAGCGGGTCTTCCGTGCGCACTTCCGCGTAGACAATGAGGGCGCCGGGCTCGTGCAACTGGAAGTTGAAGCCGCCAATGGTGGCGGCCTTCCTGGTCTCGACCAGCGCCTTGTAGAGGCGGCCGGAAGGCGAGTCGCCCAGCACCTCGGTGAGGATATCGATGGCGGCGTAGTCCTCGTGGGAGCCGGGCGGGACGTGGTAGACGGCGTTCACGACCTGGAGGTCGCCGACGCGGCGGAGCGTGACCAGGCGCTCGCCATCCTGCGTGGGCTCCGCGGTGTAGGTGGGCCAGAGGATGTTATCGCCCGTTCGCTTGGGTCGGGGGATGCGGCCGAACTTCTGCTCGATCAGTTCGAGCGCCTTCTTCTCGTCGAACTTGCCGGCCACCACCAGCATGGCGTTGTCCGGCTGGTAATACTTGCGGTAAAAGGCCTGCAGCCGGTCGATGGGCACGTTCTCGATGTCCGAGCGCGCGCCGATGGTGGACTTGCCGTAGTTGTGCCAGAGGAAAGCCGTGGACATGGCGCGCTCGAGCAGCACGACGAAGGGGTAGTTCTCGCCGGCCTCGAACTCGTTGCGGACCACGGTCATCTCCGAGTCCAGGTCCTTCTTGGCGACGAAGCTGTTGACCATGCGGCTGGCCTCGAGATCGAGCGCCCAGGCCAGGTTCTCGTCGGTGGCGGGGAAGGTCTCGAAATAGTTGGTGCGGTCGTACCAGGTAGTGCCGTTGGGGCGGGCACCGCGCTCGGTCAGCTCCTGCGGGATGTTGGGGTGCTCGGGCGTGCCCTTGAACAACAGGTGCTCGAGCAGGTGCGCCATGCCGGTCTCGCCATAAGCCTCGTGGCGCGAGCCGACGAAGTACGTGGCATTGACCGTGGCGGTGGGCTTGGTCGCGTCCGGAAAGAGCAGGACAATGAGCCCGTTGGGCAGCCGGTACTCGGTGATCCCCTCGACAGTTGCGCCCTTGAGCGCCTTGACGGCCGGCGCCTTCGCGGCCGCGGCCTTCGGTCTGGCCTTGACGGCGGCGGACGGCTTGTCCTGGGCGAAGACAGGCGACGACGGCGCTGCGACGAGCAGCGCGCCGAGGAGCAACGCGCGCGAGACGCGGCTCAGGGCAGCAAAATGCGCGATCAGCATGGGGGCCTCTACGGGAAGAGTGGTAGACGGT
This is a stretch of genomic DNA from Gemmatimonadota bacterium. It encodes these proteins:
- the msrA gene encoding peptide-methionine (S)-S-oxide reductase MsrA; the encoded protein is MGKEVATLAGGCFWCLEAVFQELRGVERVESGYTGGQVVNPSYRQVCTGTTGHAEAVQITFDPVVISFRELLEVFFTIHDPTTPNRQGADVGPQYRSAIFYDSPEQKGAVGAVMAELAAARAWDAPIVTELAPLGVFYAAEEYHRDYYRRNPDQPYCRIAIEPKVAKLRARFLEKLRAAR
- a CDS encoding serine hydrolase; protein product: MSPSVFRSTPRPHVLIVLALLLAAPALHAQEAHRAAGHWKGAIKLPGTELAIDIDLARSGENWSGDISIPQQGARDLPLANVRVASDSVAFEIAGVPGNPSFRGVLAPNGGGIAGAFTQGGQSFTFALERAADPAAAAADALAGFDEWVAEAMKDWLVPGLALGVVRDGQVILARGFGQRDVEQKLPVTTRTLFAIGSSTKAFTTFALGRLVDQGKLEWDAPVTRYIPELRLQDEYATAHLTPRDMVTHRSGLPRHDLAWYNNAELDPAALVSRMPAFGSSKGLREEFQYNNMMYALAGHLVSRLTGKSWEDAVRDLIFQPLGMNSSNFSVFASQKAADFAEPYGEKNDSLLRLPFRPIDTGIGPAGSINSNIEDMIRWLLLHLNSGKAGGTQLLGKSTLDELHTPQIALRAVPAEPELSPPSYAMGWFVDGYRGHLRVAHGGNIDGFSALVALFPRAATGVVVLSNKSATPLPEIVVRNLADRLFAMPVKDWNAELLAKRKAGRAVQKEGEKRAPAERRAGTRPAHPLAEYAGEYAHPGYGTLTIEHSANRLVMSYNRIETPLEHWHYEVFNGLENPADRTFRNFKIMFLTNLEGEVDGVSAPFEPLVESVMFKRRPDAQLSDPAYLQRLVGTYSLGSAQATFTVKGSVLTVTVPGQPTYELLPARNNTFRLKGVTGYSVRFTLDAKGQVVEAVFKQPNGIFPARRVEPK
- a CDS encoding insulinase family protein; translation: MLIAHFAALSRVSRALLLGALLVAAPSSPVFAQDKPSAAVKARPKAAAAKAPAVKALKGATVEGITEYRLPNGLIVLLFPDATKPTATVNATYFVGSRHEAYGETGMAHLLEHLLFKGTPEHPNIPQELTERGARPNGTTWYDRTNYFETFPATDENLAWALDLEASRMVNSFVAKKDLDSEMTVVRNEFEAGENYPFVVLLERAMSTAFLWHNYGKSTIGARSDIENVPIDRLQAFYRKYYQPDNAMLVVAGKFDEKKALELIEQKFGRIPRPKRTGDNILWPTYTAEPTQDGERLVTLRRVGDLQVVNAVYHVPPGSHEDYAAIDILTEVLGDSPSGRLYKALVETRKAATIGGFNFQLHEPGALIVYAEVRTEDPLDSARVALTRTIDDVVKNPPTAEEVDRARTKLLKEIELTLTQSDRVGLQLSEWASIGDWRLLFLHRDRLKKVSPADVQRVAAAYLKPSNRTLGLFYPEQQPERAEIPAAPDVAALVKDYRGDTTLVAGEAFDPSPANIDARTTRSALPNGFKLALLPKKTRGEAVIAQINLRYGSDQALQDRWPAASLAGRMLMRGTRSRTRQQLEDEFDRLKARVFVSGGVTQATVSIETVGPNLPAVLRLMGEVLREPAFDAKEFGELKQERLANLEEQKSDPQVHAFNAFSRHLGPWPKGHARYTPTVEEEIAATTAVTLEQARHFYLDFYGANAGEMAVVGDFDAGAVANIAGELFGSWKSTAPFVRIAGPYRDVEAANISIETPDKPNAWLLAGLNLNLRDDDPDYAALVLGNYMMGGGFLNSRLATRLRQKDGLSYGVGSFLSAHAIDRSGTFGTYAIYAPENAGRVETGVREELERALRDGFNPDEVQKAKEGYLQSRQVTRAQDRSLASMLSNALYLDRTLAFDADLEKKIAALTPQQVLDTMRRHIDPRKISVIKAGDFAAQARKAASPKE